The proteins below come from a single Candidatus Planktophila dulcis genomic window:
- a CDS encoding ParA family protein, with product MNAKSTFDDDVATTANLLGKTPKNFPIPAPITEHGDAKVISIFNQKGGVGKTTSTINLGAALAELGRRVLLVDFDPQGGLSLGLGVNAHALPLENTVYYALMTPTANIDEIVLKSSVANLDFLPANRDLGTAETTLGSEIGGQQYLKRALVRLRSEYDVILIDCQPTMGQLTINALVASDEVIVPLQCEYFALHGFIELKGNIDKVRSFLNPELKLVGILATMYERKTLHNREVLTAILEKYPEDVFETIIAKTIRFAETTVAGEPITAYASSSGGAQSYRRLARELIARGGAR from the coding sequence TTGAACGCTAAATCGACATTTGACGATGATGTGGCAACTACCGCCAACCTCCTTGGTAAGACTCCCAAGAATTTTCCCATCCCAGCTCCTATTACAGAGCATGGCGATGCAAAAGTCATCTCTATCTTCAACCAAAAGGGTGGAGTAGGTAAGACCACTTCGACTATTAATTTAGGTGCTGCGCTCGCAGAACTTGGACGTCGCGTTCTACTCGTTGACTTCGATCCGCAAGGTGGCCTATCTCTTGGCCTTGGTGTGAATGCACACGCACTCCCCCTTGAGAACACCGTCTACTACGCACTCATGACACCTACTGCAAATATTGATGAGATAGTTTTGAAATCATCCGTTGCAAATCTTGATTTCCTTCCCGCTAACCGCGACCTTGGAACTGCTGAGACGACTCTTGGCTCTGAAATTGGTGGGCAGCAATACCTCAAGCGTGCGCTCGTTCGCCTGCGCTCTGAATACGATGTGATCTTGATTGATTGCCAGCCAACTATGGGTCAATTGACTATCAACGCACTGGTTGCATCCGATGAAGTAATCGTTCCGTTGCAATGTGAGTACTTCGCTCTCCACGGCTTTATCGAGCTAAAAGGCAATATCGATAAGGTGCGAAGCTTCCTCAATCCAGAACTTAAATTGGTTGGCATTCTTGCCACCATGTATGAGCGCAAGACACTTCATAATCGTGAAGTGCTGACTGCGATCTTGGAGAAGTATCCTGAGGATGTCTTTGAAACCATCATTGCAAAAACAATCCGTTTTGCTGAAACAACTGTTGCAGGAGAACCAATTACAGCTTATGCATCTTCATCTGGAGGTGCACAGTCCTACCGTCGCCTAGCACGCGAACTAATTGCCCGAGGAGGCGCACGATGA
- a CDS encoding segregation and condensation protein A: protein MESVVAPEEITSEQAESIAPESAFSVHLDNFDGPFDLLLQLISRHKMDITEVSLSMVTDEFISFIRALEASGEGWRLDQATEFLVIAATLLDLKAARLLPSGEIEDEEDLALLEARDILFARLLQYRAFKEIAASFQDSIALADKSFARVVALDPALAALLPEVLIGVGPARFAAIAERVLTPKALPLVALEHLHSALVSVAEESKLVVEALRKGRTLSFRNLIQGADSTLVVVARFLALLDLYRQGALRFEQVMALGELQISWVGSDEGEISATDEFDIPPVLEDEEPVAAIAAENETEEEENV from the coding sequence GTGGAAAGTGTCGTCGCGCCTGAGGAAATTACCTCCGAGCAAGCAGAGTCAATCGCTCCTGAGAGCGCCTTTAGCGTCCACCTTGATAACTTTGATGGCCCCTTTGACCTGCTCTTACAGCTCATCTCACGGCATAAAATGGATATCACTGAGGTCTCACTCAGTATGGTCACCGATGAGTTCATCTCCTTTATCCGCGCCCTTGAGGCAAGCGGTGAAGGTTGGCGCCTAGATCAAGCAACAGAGTTCCTCGTTATCGCAGCTACCTTGCTCGACCTCAAAGCCGCCCGTCTGCTACCCAGTGGAGAGATCGAGGATGAAGAGGATCTCGCTCTGCTTGAAGCCAGGGATATCCTCTTTGCCCGACTGCTCCAGTATCGAGCCTTTAAGGAGATCGCAGCCTCATTCCAGGATTCGATTGCCCTTGCCGATAAGTCCTTTGCACGCGTGGTTGCCCTGGATCCAGCTCTTGCCGCACTTTTGCCTGAAGTCTTAATTGGCGTTGGTCCTGCGCGCTTTGCCGCTATCGCAGAGCGCGTTCTCACGCCTAAAGCACTGCCTTTGGTTGCCCTCGAGCACCTGCATAGCGCCCTTGTGAGCGTGGCTGAGGAGTCCAAGCTGGTCGTTGAGGCCCTTCGTAAGGGTCGCACCCTGTCTTTCCGTAACCTGATTCAGGGGGCAGATTCAACTCTGGTTGTTGTGGCGCGATTCCTGGCTCTCCTGGATCTCTATCGCCAAGGCGCCTTGCGATTTGAGCAAGTCATGGCCCTGGGCGAGCTCCAAATCAGCTGGGTGGGCTCGGATGAGGGGGAGATTTCAGCAACCGATGAGTTTGATATCCCGCCTGTCCTAGAAGATGAAGAGCCAGTAGCTGCCATTGCTGCCGAAAATGAGACAGAAGAGGAAGAAAATGTCTAA
- the scpB gene encoding SMC-Scp complex subunit ScpB, translating to MSNPEVETPALEVVEDSQLSHVFDPATLARSIEAILMVVDEPVTELTLASVLQVTVDQVVDALEALVPSYEDRGFSLKAINGGWRFYSHPDCSAVVEKFVLDGQQNRLTQAALETLAVIAYRQPVSRARVSAIRGVNVEAVMKTLITRGLVEEYGVENETGAILYKTTSYFLERLGLNSLTDLPPLAPHLPDIDGLDEILDSLTD from the coding sequence ATGTCTAATCCAGAGGTCGAGACTCCAGCCCTAGAGGTTGTTGAAGATAGCCAGCTATCCCATGTATTTGACCCAGCAACTCTTGCTCGCTCCATTGAAGCAATTCTCATGGTTGTCGATGAGCCGGTCACCGAGCTCACGCTAGCTTCAGTCCTGCAGGTAACGGTCGATCAGGTTGTCGATGCCCTTGAGGCGCTCGTTCCTAGCTATGAAGACCGTGGATTTAGCCTGAAGGCGATCAATGGAGGATGGCGCTTTTATAGCCACCCAGATTGCAGCGCAGTGGTTGAGAAGTTTGTCCTTGATGGTCAGCAGAATCGCCTGACTCAGGCAGCCCTTGAGACCTTGGCAGTTATCGCCTATCGCCAGCCCGTATCTCGTGCTCGAGTCTCAGCTATTCGTGGGGTCAATGTTGAAGCTGTCATGAAGACCTTGATTACCCGAGGCCTCGTTGAGGAGTATGGCGTTGAGAATGAGACCGGTGCGATCCTCTATAAGACCACCAGCTACTTCCTGGAGCGCCTTGGCTTGAACTCCCTGACCGACCTTCCACCTCTTGCTCCACATCTTCCAGATATCGATGGCCTGGATGAGATCCTCGATTCGCTTACTGACTAA
- a CDS encoding pseudouridine synthase — protein MAEMRLNKIIADAGITSRRGADELIMDGRVTIDGHQVRELGAKYDPEKVKVAVDGETIVRSLSKTYLVLHKPKGVLSTMFDPEGRPSLADFIDLRTERLFHVGRLDKDSEGLILLTNDGDLTFRATHPSFGLEKTYIIEFDGKLPTGVDKVLLKGIELEDGMGRVLNFKHLSPQWIEVTIHEGRYHIIRRLMEAVGVDVLRLIRTNFGPISLGETPEGRWRDLNSSELISLQKALDIKV, from the coding sequence ATGGCCGAAATGCGCCTTAATAAAATCATCGCCGACGCTGGAATCACCTCACGCCGAGGGGCGGATGAGCTCATCATGGATGGTCGCGTCACCATTGATGGACATCAGGTTCGCGAGCTCGGAGCCAAATATGACCCTGAAAAGGTTAAAGTCGCGGTAGATGGCGAGACAATTGTGCGTTCTTTGTCTAAGACTTATTTAGTACTTCATAAGCCAAAAGGTGTTTTGTCAACGATGTTCGACCCAGAAGGTCGCCCTTCACTGGCTGACTTTATTGACCTGCGAACTGAGCGACTCTTCCATGTGGGGCGCCTTGATAAGGATTCTGAAGGACTCATTCTGCTCACCAATGATGGCGATCTCACCTTTAGAGCTACCCACCCTTCCTTTGGTCTAGAGAAGACCTACATCATCGAATTCGACGGAAAGCTGCCCACCGGGGTAGATAAGGTCCTTTTGAAGGGGATCGAACTTGAGGATGGAATGGGACGAGTTTTGAACTTCAAACACCTCTCACCGCAGTGGATTGAGGTCACCATCCATGAAGGCAGATATCACATCATCCGCCGACTCATGGAGGCCGTGGGGGTCGATGTTCTTCGCCTGATCCGAACCAACTTTGGGCCTATCTCTTTGGGGGAGACACCCGAGGGAAGATGGCGCGATCTCAATAGCTCTGAATTGATAAGCCTGCAAAAGGCTTTAGATATAAAAGTATAA
- the aroH gene encoding chorismate mutase gives MSVRAIRGATQVEANTAEAITAATQELILEILSVNSLTPDDVISVLFTSSPDLNATFPAGAARSLGFENTPLICSVEIDVPGALPRTVRVMAHVETDLSKSEIAHIYLHGAKALRRDIAQ, from the coding sequence ATGTCAGTACGAGCCATACGCGGGGCTACCCAGGTTGAGGCCAATACAGCCGAGGCGATTACTGCTGCCACCCAGGAGCTCATCCTTGAGATCTTGAGCGTGAACTCCCTGACCCCAGATGATGTCATCTCAGTCCTTTTCACCTCTAGCCCAGATTTGAATGCGACCTTCCCGGCAGGGGCAGCTCGCTCCTTAGGCTTTGAAAATACCCCACTTATCTGCTCGGTTGAAATTGATGTTCCAGGAGCGTTGCCTCGCACAGTGCGCGTGATGGCTCACGTTGAAACAGATCTCTCCAAGAGCGAGATAGCCCATATCTATCTTCATGGAGCTAAGGCCCTTCGTCGAGATATCGCTCAGTAG
- a CDS encoding prephenate dehydrogenase, with translation MTLSHVKIVGSGLIGTSIGLGLALKGVGVTMSDSDSRAAGLAQDLIKSPTSAPIDLVIFATPIGALNSVLDSEFLANPKAGFIDIGSVKSKVKVEVSTSKLDSKRFLPTHPMAGREVGGAESARADLFQGRPWIIDAQGVDADVVAAGVELIELLGAHQIDLDSASHDKAVALVSHLPQLVASLLAKQLGGAEEGWLDLAGAGLRDTTRIAGSDSKLWREIITANSKALSPLLKSLQGDLTALIASLEDEEVVSDFIEAGQKGRARIPGKHGGKAREYTYLPIVIEDKPGQLAALFDECADASVNVEDLTIEHSPGQFTGLITLALSKADAVTLAEHLRSNGWSVHSPRS, from the coding sequence ATGACACTTTCCCACGTAAAAATTGTTGGATCAGGCTTAATCGGCACCTCGATCGGACTCGGTTTAGCCCTCAAAGGCGTAGGCGTCACCATGAGTGATTCAGATTCTCGCGCTGCAGGGCTGGCTCAAGATCTGATTAAGAGCCCAACTTCTGCCCCCATCGACCTGGTTATCTTTGCAACCCCGATAGGAGCCCTCAACTCTGTCCTTGATTCAGAATTCCTAGCCAATCCAAAGGCTGGATTTATAGATATTGGTTCTGTTAAGTCTAAAGTTAAGGTTGAGGTATCAACATCGAAGCTTGATTCGAAGCGTTTCCTACCAACCCATCCAATGGCAGGACGTGAAGTCGGGGGAGCTGAGTCCGCTCGAGCCGACCTATTCCAGGGCCGTCCATGGATTATCGATGCCCAAGGCGTTGACGCAGATGTGGTAGCAGCTGGGGTTGAACTCATTGAGCTCTTAGGAGCCCATCAGATAGATCTCGATTCAGCCTCTCACGACAAGGCGGTCGCTCTGGTTTCACATCTGCCGCAGCTGGTGGCATCTCTTCTAGCCAAGCAACTCGGTGGGGCAGAGGAGGGATGGCTGGATTTAGCGGGAGCCGGTCTTCGAGATACGACCCGTATTGCAGGATCTGACTCCAAGCTTTGGAGAGAAATCATCACCGCTAATAGCAAGGCTTTGAGCCCACTATTGAAATCTCTTCAGGGGGATCTCACTGCACTCATTGCTTCTCTAGAAGATGAAGAAGTGGTGAGCGATTTTATTGAAGCTGGGCAAAAGGGGCGCGCACGTATTCCCGGTAAGCACGGTGGCAAAGCACGTGAATACACCTACCTTCCTATCGTTATTGAAGATAAGCCAGGTCAATTAGCAGCTCTCTTTGATGAGTGTGCTGATGCATCTGTCAACGTTGAAGATCTCACGATTGAACATAGCCCTGGACAATTCACTGGACTAATCACCTTGGCGTTATCAAAGGCAGATGCTGTGACGCTTGCAGAACACCTAAGGAGCAATGGTTGGAGCGTTCATTCACCACGCTCGTAG
- the der gene encoding ribosome biogenesis GTPase Der: MIVVALDGPSGSGKSSTSKAIAIRAGWNYLDTGALYRAITFLALSIKSENPKDIIAAVIDSPITFVSDPRDPKVFLDGKDISKEIRSHEVTEKVSVISALPEVRAELLTLQRSIIKKADRGIVVEGRDIGTVVCADAALKIYLTADISARANRRDAELADQSHGAEAVAQSLAARDEIDSTRTISPLAMAQDAVHIDSTELNLEETADRIWELLSQRSLLGLPIVAILGRPNVGKSTLINRFIGRREAIVEDTPGVTRDRVQYECEWGGRRFMIMDTGGWESKPDGISVQVSAGAELAMEEADVLCFVVDAQVGALDEDDVLVQELRKAKKPTILVANKVDGDNDESDAHALWNIGLGQPHFVSALHGRGSGDLLDAIVKVMPEVGAAQVQDGYRRIALIGRPNVGKSSLFNALAGESRSIVDEVAGTTRDPIDELIEFGGSIWRFVDTAGLKKRANQASGTDYYATLRTQTALERCECAVVVLDASVPISEQDLRIITMVEEAGKAMVIVMNKWDLVDEDRRTQLDKEVERHLDQVEWAQIVNVAAKTGWHRDRLAPALRTSIDSWERRVPTSKLNSFLGALIGATPPPVRGGKQPRVYYATQAGIAPPKFVVFSSGWIEASYRRFIERRLREEFKFPGTPVQVAIRVKERDKEQ; this comes from the coding sequence ATGATTGTTGTCGCGCTAGATGGCCCCAGTGGCTCTGGCAAATCCAGCACATCTAAAGCAATAGCTATCCGCGCAGGATGGAATTATTTAGATACAGGTGCGCTCTATCGCGCAATCACTTTTCTTGCTTTATCGATAAAGAGTGAAAATCCGAAAGATATTATTGCGGCAGTCATTGACTCACCGATCACATTTGTTTCTGACCCGCGAGATCCCAAAGTATTCCTAGACGGCAAAGATATTTCAAAAGAGATTCGCTCTCATGAAGTAACTGAGAAGGTTTCAGTCATCAGCGCGCTTCCTGAGGTAAGAGCAGAACTCTTAACGCTGCAACGCTCGATCATCAAGAAGGCAGATCGCGGCATTGTTGTTGAAGGACGAGATATTGGAACAGTTGTCTGCGCTGATGCCGCGCTGAAGATCTATCTCACAGCTGATATTTCAGCACGTGCTAACCGCCGAGATGCAGAGCTTGCCGACCAATCACATGGCGCAGAGGCTGTGGCGCAATCACTTGCTGCCCGCGATGAGATTGATTCAACGCGCACCATTTCACCTCTTGCAATGGCACAGGATGCCGTCCACATCGATTCAACAGAACTTAACCTTGAAGAGACAGCAGATCGCATCTGGGAACTTCTCTCGCAACGTTCCCTACTCGGTCTTCCTATCGTTGCAATCTTGGGTCGACCAAACGTAGGTAAATCAACTTTGATTAATCGCTTTATTGGTCGTCGTGAAGCAATCGTTGAAGACACTCCAGGTGTTACGCGTGATCGTGTTCAGTATGAATGTGAATGGGGCGGACGACGCTTCATGATTATGGATACTGGCGGTTGGGAATCAAAGCCTGATGGAATTTCTGTGCAGGTGAGTGCAGGTGCTGAGCTTGCGATGGAGGAAGCAGATGTTCTCTGTTTCGTAGTTGATGCACAGGTAGGCGCTCTCGATGAAGATGACGTTTTGGTGCAAGAGCTTCGTAAGGCGAAGAAGCCAACAATTCTTGTGGCTAATAAAGTCGATGGTGATAACGATGAATCAGATGCTCATGCTCTTTGGAATATCGGATTGGGTCAGCCGCACTTTGTTTCTGCCCTGCACGGACGTGGCAGCGGTGATTTACTGGATGCAATCGTCAAAGTGATGCCTGAGGTCGGGGCTGCTCAGGTGCAAGACGGTTATCGTCGTATTGCACTCATTGGCCGTCCTAACGTTGGTAAATCAAGTTTGTTCAACGCACTCGCTGGTGAGAGCCGCTCCATCGTCGATGAAGTTGCGGGCACAACCCGCGATCCCATCGATGAACTCATTGAATTTGGTGGAAGTATCTGGCGATTCGTTGATACTGCGGGGCTTAAAAAGCGAGCCAATCAGGCAAGTGGCACTGACTACTACGCAACTCTTCGAACACAGACGGCACTTGAACGCTGCGAATGTGCAGTGGTTGTTTTGGATGCCTCCGTTCCTATCTCCGAGCAGGATTTGCGCATCATCACTATGGTGGAAGAAGCTGGTAAAGCCATGGTGATTGTGATGAATAAGTGGGATCTGGTGGATGAAGATCGCCGCACACAATTGGATAAAGAGGTTGAGCGACATCTAGATCAGGTGGAATGGGCGCAGATTGTTAATGTCGCTGCCAAGACTGGTTGGCACCGTGATCGTTTAGCGCCAGCGCTGCGAACATCGATAGATTCGTGGGAACGTCGTGTTCCGACCTCCAAACTCAACTCATTCTTGGGCGCACTCATTGGTGCGACTCCGCCACCTGTTCGTGGAGGCAAGCAGCCTCGCGTCTACTACGCAACACAAGCTGGAATTGCGCCACCGAAATTCGTCGTCTTCTCATCCGGCTGGATTGAAGCCTCATATCGTAGATTTATCGAACGTCGCCTGCGTGAAGAGTTCAAATTCCCTGGAACTCCTGTTCAAGTGGCCATCCGCGTGAAGGAACGAGATAAGGAGCAGTAA
- a CDS encoding CDP-alcohol phosphatidyltransferase family protein, whose amino-acid sequence MLTIPNALTFLRFLGIPLFIYLALSKQADGWAILVLAIGGATDYFDGKLARALNQESKFGEIADPTIDRLYIAAVLVVLYIRDAIPLWLIAILVARDVVMAGVALVLQLKGFAPLKVTYLGKAATFNLLYAFPFLLLALSDTWYGTGAFIFGWAFAIWGVTLYVGTAVGYFRTAVKTITVRPHITEG is encoded by the coding sequence GTGCTAACGATTCCTAACGCACTGACCTTTCTCCGTTTTCTGGGCATCCCGCTCTTTATCTATCTGGCGTTAAGCAAGCAGGCCGATGGTTGGGCAATCCTTGTCTTAGCTATTGGGGGAGCCACCGATTACTTCGATGGCAAGTTAGCTCGCGCCCTCAACCAAGAATCAAAGTTTGGCGAGATCGCAGATCCGACCATTGATCGCCTCTATATCGCAGCCGTCCTCGTCGTCCTCTACATCAGAGATGCAATCCCACTCTGGTTGATTGCCATCCTGGTCGCACGTGATGTGGTCATGGCAGGGGTTGCCCTCGTTCTTCAACTCAAAGGATTTGCTCCTCTTAAAGTTACCTATCTTGGAAAAGCTGCCACCTTCAATCTTCTTTATGCATTCCCTTTCCTACTCCTTGCCTTAAGTGATACTTGGTATGGAACGGGTGCATTCATTTTCGGATGGGCCTTTGCCATCTGGGGAGTTACGCTCTATGTGGGCACGGCGGTTGGATATTTCCGAACCGCGGTAAAGACCATTACAGTTCGACCACACATTACCGAGGGCTAG
- the gcvH gene encoding glycine cleavage system protein GcvH: MSNIPADLHYTKEHEWVAPTSTPLRIRMGITDYAQGALGDIVYVQMPKMGETVVADKVCGEVESTKSVSEIFAPVTGTVVGINDALVNAPELINSDPYGAGWLVEIEVPSEPTGLLSAAEYGAITA, translated from the coding sequence ATGTCGAATATCCCAGCAGATCTTCACTACACAAAAGAGCACGAGTGGGTAGCTCCTACCTCAACGCCACTTCGTATTCGCATGGGAATTACTGATTACGCACAAGGCGCACTGGGCGACATCGTCTATGTGCAGATGCCAAAGATGGGTGAAACAGTCGTTGCAGATAAAGTCTGTGGCGAAGTTGAATCCACAAAGAGCGTCTCAGAAATCTTTGCACCTGTTACTGGAACTGTGGTGGGAATCAATGATGCGTTGGTCAACGCACCAGAGTTGATCAACTCAGATCCCTATGGCGCAGGTTGGCTTGTTGAGATTGAGGTCCCATCTGAACCGACTGGATTGCTCTCAGCTGCGGAATATGGCGCAATTACAGCCTAA
- a CDS encoding FHA domain-containing protein: MAAVDADRELTSTLHLGLRSVVGNSPADLVDELISQASSEERNVIEGVLAGDGNSAMVIIHRGAQKGARFLVSSDGVAIGRATDSSIFLDDVTVSRKHASIEKVGKRFTFKDLGSLNGSYVNNASVTEKVLISGDAIQIGKFHLLFIGSTLTGEN, encoded by the coding sequence ATGGCAGCAGTTGATGCAGATCGCGAACTCACCAGCACCCTCCACCTCGGCCTTCGATCAGTAGTCGGCAATTCCCCAGCCGATCTCGTGGATGAACTCATCTCCCAAGCCTCATCTGAAGAGCGCAACGTTATTGAAGGCGTGCTCGCAGGTGATGGCAACTCTGCAATGGTGATCATCCATCGCGGAGCTCAAAAGGGAGCGCGTTTTCTCGTCTCATCTGATGGCGTTGCCATCGGGCGCGCAACGGATAGTTCGATCTTTCTCGATGATGTCACTGTTTCTCGCAAACATGCATCGATTGAAAAGGTGGGAAAGCGTTTTACTTTCAAAGATTTAGGCAGTTTGAATGGTTCTTACGTCAACAATGCATCCGTTACTGAGAAGGTTCTGATCTCAGGGGATGCAATACAAATTGGAAAATTCCATCTGCTCTTTATAGGCAGCACACTCACGGGGGAGAATTAA
- a CDS encoding MerR family transcriptional regulator, whose product MSVPARAYLSIGEVLTKLRGDFADITISKIRFLESEGLIEPQRTPSGYRKFTTTDLDRLRYVLLAQRDQYLPLKVIKENLDALDRGLQPAAQGGVPSPRPTLGLATIDGEFAPAAFAEQSEMRLSREELLKASNLEDGQLVELESYGLITIRGRHYDGDALAVAKAVAEMAGFGIEPRHLRSFKSAADREIGLIEQVITPFTRQKSSEAKARAEEVQKEIASLSVRLHAALVRGGLHRPR is encoded by the coding sequence TTGAGCGTTCCAGCACGGGCATATTTAAGTATCGGAGAAGTTCTGACCAAATTGCGTGGAGACTTCGCAGATATCACGATCTCTAAAATTCGCTTCCTTGAATCAGAAGGACTTATCGAACCTCAGCGCACACCTTCGGGATATCGCAAATTCACAACAACAGATTTAGATCGACTTCGCTATGTGCTCCTTGCTCAGCGCGATCAGTACTTGCCACTGAAGGTCATTAAGGAGAACCTTGATGCACTCGATCGTGGACTGCAGCCTGCAGCTCAAGGGGGAGTGCCATCACCTCGTCCCACACTGGGTCTTGCAACTATCGATGGAGAGTTCGCTCCTGCCGCCTTTGCCGAGCAGTCAGAGATGCGTCTATCTCGTGAAGAGCTATTGAAGGCTTCAAACCTTGAAGATGGGCAACTTGTTGAACTTGAGTCTTATGGACTTATTACTATTCGCGGTCGCCACTATGACGGTGATGCACTCGCTGTTGCTAAGGCAGTTGCGGAGATGGCAGGTTTTGGAATTGAACCTCGCCACTTGCGTTCCTTTAAGTCTGCTGCCGATCGTGAGATCGGTTTGATTGAACAAGTGATTACGCCGTTTACGCGACAGAAGAGCAGTGAAGCAAAGGCTCGCGCCGAGGAAGTGCAGAAAGAGATTGCCTCCCTTTCTGTGCGCCTTCATGCAGCTCTTGTTCGCGGCGGATTACACCGTCCTCGTTAA
- a CDS encoding bifunctional nuclease family protein: protein MVQVEVVGVRIEMPSNQPIVLLKEIEGTRFLPIWVGAVEATSIAFAQQGLEAQRPLTHDLIRDLLERVDITLTSVHITSIKDGVFYADLLLRNGEGAIEPLSVRPSDAIAVALRTKSNIMVSSELLDEVGIDIPEQIANDVSAAGDQELEAFREFLDGINPEDFAG, encoded by the coding sequence TTGGTCCAAGTAGAGGTAGTCGGCGTTCGCATTGAGATGCCCTCCAACCAACCGATTGTTCTTCTCAAAGAAATTGAAGGCACGCGCTTTCTTCCCATCTGGGTCGGAGCAGTGGAGGCGACATCGATTGCCTTTGCTCAACAGGGTCTAGAAGCCCAACGCCCTCTGACCCATGATCTGATTCGCGATCTCTTGGAGCGAGTAGACATAACTTTGACGAGTGTCCACATCACCTCCATCAAAGATGGGGTCTTCTACGCAGACCTTCTTCTTCGAAATGGAGAGGGAGCTATTGAGCCGCTCTCAGTGCGGCCATCAGATGCGATCGCTGTTGCCCTTCGCACTAAGAGCAACATCATGGTCAGCAGTGAACTCCTTGATGAGGTCGGTATCGATATCCCAGAGCAGATTGCCAACGATGTTTCGGCTGCGGGGGACCAGGAGTTAGAGGCCTTTCGCGAGTTTCTCGATGGGATCAACCCAGAGGATTTTGCTGGATAG
- a CDS encoding MerR family transcriptional regulator: MTDQEFEIGYRGATACSAAGISYRQLDYWARTGLVEPSIRTATGSGSARLYGFRDILVLKIVKRLLDAGVSLQNIRTAVNHLRSRGVTELERITLMSDGASIYECASPDEIIDLLAGGQGVFGIAVGKVWHEVEGSLATLQGEVNGEAVGGENNDELSLRRKAKGA, from the coding sequence GTGACAGATCAAGAATTTGAAATTGGATATCGCGGCGCTACTGCATGCTCCGCGGCCGGAATTTCTTATCGTCAATTAGATTATTGGGCACGTACTGGTTTAGTTGAGCCTTCGATTCGCACAGCAACAGGTTCAGGAAGTGCGCGCCTCTACGGTTTCCGCGACATTCTGGTTCTCAAGATTGTTAAGCGCCTTCTCGATGCTGGTGTTTCACTTCAAAATATTCGCACAGCTGTTAATCATCTTCGTAGTCGCGGTGTGACTGAACTCGAGCGCATCACTTTGATGAGCGATGGCGCATCTATCTATGAGTGCGCAAGCCCTGATGAAATCATCGACCTTCTCGCAGGTGGCCAAGGAGTCTTCGGCATTGCAGTCGGTAAGGTCTGGCATGAAGTTGAGGGCTCACTTGCCACGTTGCAAGGTGAAGTTAACGGTGAGGCTGTCGGTGGGGAAAATAACGATGAACTCTCTCTACGTCGAAAGGCGAAAGGCGCTTAA